The following proteins come from a genomic window of Flavobacteriales bacterium:
- a CDS encoding bifunctional riboflavin kinase/FAD synthetase, translating into MIVHTDIADFKGVKRPVLTTGTFDGVHRGHKAIIERLIARSKKEEGESVLFTFHPHPRMVLFPGDNDLKLLNTQDEKRALLEAAGLDHLLVVPFSRQFSRMHAVDYVRDVLVGAMGVRAVVIGYDHRFGRNREGDLVLLRQLGEAYDIEVEEIPAQEVDHVKVSSTKIRQALLVGEVRTAADLLGYDYPLSGVVVKGDQLGRTIGFPTANIGAIDAYKLIPGDGVYVVEVALKDGRHTGMLYIGDRPTVQGATQRNVEVNIFGLDRDLYGEAITVRFFDRIRGDQRFTDMEALREQLHTDKRMAMERLNQQAVA; encoded by the coding sequence GTGATCGTCCACACCGACATCGCCGATTTCAAGGGCGTCAAGCGCCCGGTGCTCACCACAGGCACCTTCGATGGCGTGCATCGGGGGCACAAGGCGATCATCGAGCGGCTGATCGCTCGGTCGAAGAAGGAAGAAGGCGAGAGCGTGCTCTTCACCTTCCACCCGCATCCGCGCATGGTGCTCTTCCCGGGCGACAACGACCTGAAGCTCTTAAACACGCAGGACGAGAAGCGCGCCTTGCTCGAAGCCGCTGGCCTCGACCACCTGCTCGTGGTGCCCTTCTCGCGCCAGTTCTCGCGCATGCATGCGGTGGACTATGTCCGCGATGTGCTCGTGGGCGCGATGGGTGTGCGCGCCGTCGTCATCGGCTACGACCATCGCTTCGGCCGCAACCGTGAAGGCGACCTAGTGCTGCTGCGGCAGCTTGGCGAGGCCTACGACATCGAAGTGGAGGAGATTCCCGCGCAGGAAGTGGACCACGTGAAGGTGAGCAGCACCAAGATCCGCCAGGCGTTGCTGGTCGGAGAGGTGCGCACTGCCGCCGATCTCCTGGGCTATGACTATCCATTGAGCGGCGTGGTGGTGAAGGGCGACCAGCTCGGACGCACCATCGGCTTCCCGACGGCCAACATCGGCGCCATCGATGCTTACAAGCTGATCCCCGGCGATGGCGTCTATGTGGTGGAGGTGGCGTTGAAGGATGGCAGGCATACCGGCATGCTCTACATCGGCGATAGACCCACCGTTCAAGGCGCGACACAGCGGAATGTGGAGGTGAATATCTTCGGCTTGGACCGCGATCTGTACGGCGAGGCCATCACCGTGCGTTTCTTCGATCGCATCCGAGGCGATCAGCGATTCACGGACATGGAAGCCCTTCGCGAACAATTGCACACGGACAAGCGCATGGCGATGGAACGGTTGAATCAACAGGCAGTGGCATGA
- a CDS encoding leucine-rich repeat domain-containing protein: MRAVLTIALVGLLLPAKAQVLSQAALDSARTYRSLERALAEPDKVFRLDLSGKKLKELPESLRQLRNLNALDLSGNKLRTLPAWIGEFVHLQEFRASRNKLKEFPAFICQWKHLKRLDLSRNALPGLPKCIGGLRELVSLDLWDNDLVEFPPEMERMEALRFLDLRNIQFEQVEMDHIQELLPRAKIHFSAPCNCGM; this comes from the coding sequence ATGAGAGCGGTTCTCACCATCGCACTCGTTGGCCTTTTGCTTCCTGCGAAGGCCCAAGTGCTTTCTCAAGCCGCGCTTGACAGTGCCCGCACGTATCGGAGCCTTGAGCGCGCCCTGGCCGAGCCGGATAAGGTCTTCCGCCTCGACCTCTCCGGCAAGAAGCTGAAGGAGCTTCCGGAATCGTTGCGGCAGTTACGCAACCTGAATGCGCTCGACCTCAGCGGCAACAAGCTCCGGACATTGCCGGCCTGGATAGGAGAGTTCGTCCACCTGCAGGAGTTCCGCGCTTCGCGAAACAAACTGAAGGAGTTCCCGGCCTTCATCTGCCAATGGAAGCATCTCAAGCGGCTCGACCTGAGCCGCAACGCGCTGCCCGGCCTGCCCAAGTGCATCGGCGGCTTGCGCGAACTGGTATCGCTGGACCTCTGGGACAACGACCTCGTCGAATTCCCTCCGGAGATGGAGCGCATGGAAGCGCTGCGCTTCCTCGATTTGCGCAACATCCAGTTCGAGCAGGTGGAGATGGATCACATCCAGGAATTGCTGCCACGGGCGAAGATCCATTTCAGCGCGCCGTGCAATTGTGGCATGTAG
- a CDS encoding nicotinamide mononucleotide transporter, with amino-acid sequence MNWILIEAVAAAGNLAYTVLMLYERRVGWLFGMAASALGVALFVHQQVYAQALLSAYYVGMGIYGWWSWGRGDAGALPITRRGFSFHAAVILAGGALTLALALLLKFLPEARYTGLDGFASSFSLLATWMLARKILENWAYWIVADLVAIALYALLGMWWYAALYAIYVIISASALVRWRREWQATQR; translated from the coding sequence GTGAACTGGATCCTCATCGAAGCAGTCGCCGCCGCCGGCAACCTCGCCTACACGGTGCTCATGCTCTACGAGCGGCGCGTGGGATGGCTCTTCGGGATGGCGGCATCGGCCTTGGGCGTCGCGCTCTTTGTGCATCAGCAGGTGTATGCGCAGGCGTTGCTCAGCGCGTACTATGTGGGCATGGGCATCTACGGCTGGTGGTCATGGGGTCGCGGCGACGCCGGCGCGCTGCCCATCACACGGCGCGGCTTCTCTTTTCATGCTGCGGTCATCCTCGCGGGCGGTGCCCTCACATTGGCGCTGGCTCTGCTCCTGAAGTTCCTGCCGGAAGCGCGGTACACCGGCCTCGATGGCTTCGCCTCGTCCTTCAGCCTGCTGGCCACGTGGATGCTGGCCCGCAAGATCCTGGAGAATTGGGCGTACTGGATCGTGGCCGACCTGGTGGCGATCGCGCTCTACGCACTGCTCGGCATGTGGTGGTACGCGGCGCTGTATGCCATCTACGTGATCATCTCCGCATCGGCGCTGGTGCGTTGGCGACGCGAGTGGCAGGCCACTCAGCGGTGA
- a CDS encoding lycopene cyclase domain-containing protein, whose amino-acid sequence MERFYYLALDLLSIAFPLAASFEPRIAFWSKRRGLFTGMVVMLAVFIIWDIIFTVNGVWGFSDRYTLGIDVVRLPLEEWLFFIAIPYSCVYLYEVMRYAIRKDVLARIAVPLSIAWMLVLLVVGVLTIDRMYTAVTFLSTAALLAVHVFVLKSPWLGRFFLGYAVSLIPFFIVNGILTGWLLPEPIVWYNDAENLGIRLNTIPIEDSQYLLFFLLLTITFYERSLKRAHGDLPPNDHR is encoded by the coding sequence ATGGAGCGCTTCTATTACCTCGCCCTCGACCTGCTGAGCATCGCCTTCCCGCTTGCGGCGAGCTTCGAGCCACGCATCGCGTTCTGGTCGAAGCGGCGCGGCCTCTTCACCGGCATGGTCGTGATGCTGGCGGTCTTCATCATCTGGGACATCATCTTCACCGTGAACGGTGTTTGGGGCTTCAGCGACCGCTACACGTTGGGGATCGACGTGGTCAGGCTTCCCTTGGAGGAGTGGCTCTTCTTCATCGCGATACCGTACAGCTGCGTGTACTTGTACGAAGTGATGCGCTATGCGATCCGCAAGGATGTGCTGGCCCGCATCGCCGTTCCGCTCAGCATCGCCTGGATGCTCGTGCTGCTTGTGGTGGGTGTGCTGACCATCGACCGCATGTACACGGCGGTCACCTTCCTTTCCACCGCAGCGCTGCTCGCCGTGCATGTTTTCGTGCTGAAGAGCCCCTGGCTCGGCCGCTTCTTCCTTGGCTACGCGGTGAGCCTGATCCCCTTTTTCATCGTGAACGGCATCCTCACCGGATGGCTTCTCCCCGAACCCATTGTATGGTACAACGATGCGGAGAACCTCGGCATCCGGTTGAACACGATTCCCATCGAGGACAGCCAGTACCTGCTGTTCTTCCTGCTGCTCACCATCACCTTCTACGAGCGGTCGTTGAAACGCGCGCACGGCGACCTTCCACCGAATGATCACCGCTGA